From one Drosophila subpulchrella strain 33 F10 #4 breed RU33 chromosome 3L, RU_Dsub_v1.1 Primary Assembly, whole genome shotgun sequence genomic stretch:
- the LOC119553891 gene encoding uncharacterized protein LOC119553891 isoform X1 — protein sequence MPHFDLHNHPYRRRLILQRHLNLSHHHAGDFSEEEDPRERGILRNTSCRRYREILRSSRQSQLFQGLAILAAVIVVLILVLFLGVKMSDEQMDIPTPREEGLWMGALRLLGLEHEDQLPGESYGQRKQDGFCSPGSLDLRRIFRRMGRVVLNQEQALARMERALGGTGRFRSVALLGPPGVGKSLAANTLRQFFPWPENAHSYLWSTQVPDEASKFRLVRQFAEGLSDCGVNLLIIDNLATCDHGLVPIYNRLILDREGDPNRNQTVLVIYIFNLETDMYWEQFELLQELPAETTIINFRFFNQDDLMDCLASELKREQRILSREKESLVLGEAMEKIQTSGCKSLRLLVLKNGVRP from the exons ATGCCGCACTTTGACCTACACAACCATCCATATCGCAGGCGTCTTATCCTGCAGCGGCACCTGAATCTGAGTCATCACCATGCAGGTGACTTCTCGGAGGAGGAGGATCCTCGAGAACGGGGCATCCTGCGGAACACCAGTTGCCGGCGATATCGCGAAATACTTCGCTCCAGCCGCCAGTCGCAGCTTTTCCAAGGACTTGCCATCTTGGCAGCGGTGATTGTAGTCCTTATTCTAGTGCTTTTCCTCGGAGTGAAGATGTCCGACGAGCAGATGGATATTCCCACGCCTCGGGAGGAAGGCCTCTGGATGGGCGCCCTTAGACTGTTGGGCTTGGAGCATGAAGATCAGCTACCAGGAGAATCCTATGGGCAAAGAAAA CAGGATGGATTCTGCAGTCCGGGCTCCCTGGACTTGCGGCGGATATTCCGGCGCATGGGCAGGGTGGTTCTCAACCAGGAGCAGGCGTTGGCCCGCATGGAGAGGGCGCTGGGCGGTACGGGGCGGTTCAGATCGGTGGCTCTTCTCGGACCGCCGGGAGTGGGAAAATCGCTGGCGGCAAATACCCTCCGACAGTTCTTTCCCTGGCCGGAAAATGCTCATTCGTACCTATGGAGCACCCAAGTGCCGGATGAGGCCAGTAAGTTCCGCCTGGTGAGGCAGTTCGCCGAAGGGCTGTCCGACTGCGGGGTGAACCTGCTGATCATCGACAACCTGGCGACCTGCGATCACGGCCTGGTGCCCATCTACAATCGACTGATACTGGACCGCGAGGGGGATCCCAACCGGAATCAAACCGTCCTGGTCATCTACATTTTCAACCTGGAAACTGATATGTACTGGGAGCAGTTCGAGTTGCTGCAGGAACTTCCGGCGGAGACCACCATCATTAACTTTCGCTTCTTCAACCAGGACGATCTGATGGATTGCCTGGCCAGTGAGTTGAAGAGGGAGCAGCGGATCCTCAGCAGGGAGAAGGAGTCCCTGGTACTCGGGGAGGCCATGGAGAAGATCCAAACCTCTGGATGCAAGAGCCTGCGACTGCTGGTGCTGAAAAATGGAGTCAGACCATAA
- the LOC119553891 gene encoding uncharacterized protein LOC119553891 isoform X2 codes for MPHFDLHNHPYRRRLILQRHLNLSHHHAGDFSEEEDPRERGILRNTSCRRYREILRSSRQSQLFQGLAILAAVIVVLILVLFLGVKMSDEQMDIPTPREEGLWMGALRLLGLEHEDQLPGESYGQRKDGFCSPGSLDLRRIFRRMGRVVLNQEQALARMERALGGTGRFRSVALLGPPGVGKSLAANTLRQFFPWPENAHSYLWSTQVPDEASKFRLVRQFAEGLSDCGVNLLIIDNLATCDHGLVPIYNRLILDREGDPNRNQTVLVIYIFNLETDMYWEQFELLQELPAETTIINFRFFNQDDLMDCLASELKREQRILSREKESLVLGEAMEKIQTSGCKSLRLLVLKNGVRP; via the exons ATGCCGCACTTTGACCTACACAACCATCCATATCGCAGGCGTCTTATCCTGCAGCGGCACCTGAATCTGAGTCATCACCATGCAGGTGACTTCTCGGAGGAGGAGGATCCTCGAGAACGGGGCATCCTGCGGAACACCAGTTGCCGGCGATATCGCGAAATACTTCGCTCCAGCCGCCAGTCGCAGCTTTTCCAAGGACTTGCCATCTTGGCAGCGGTGATTGTAGTCCTTATTCTAGTGCTTTTCCTCGGAGTGAAGATGTCCGACGAGCAGATGGATATTCCCACGCCTCGGGAGGAAGGCCTCTGGATGGGCGCCCTTAGACTGTTGGGCTTGGAGCATGAAGATCAGCTACCAGGAGAATCCTATGGGCAAAGAAAA GATGGATTCTGCAGTCCGGGCTCCCTGGACTTGCGGCGGATATTCCGGCGCATGGGCAGGGTGGTTCTCAACCAGGAGCAGGCGTTGGCCCGCATGGAGAGGGCGCTGGGCGGTACGGGGCGGTTCAGATCGGTGGCTCTTCTCGGACCGCCGGGAGTGGGAAAATCGCTGGCGGCAAATACCCTCCGACAGTTCTTTCCCTGGCCGGAAAATGCTCATTCGTACCTATGGAGCACCCAAGTGCCGGATGAGGCCAGTAAGTTCCGCCTGGTGAGGCAGTTCGCCGAAGGGCTGTCCGACTGCGGGGTGAACCTGCTGATCATCGACAACCTGGCGACCTGCGATCACGGCCTGGTGCCCATCTACAATCGACTGATACTGGACCGCGAGGGGGATCCCAACCGGAATCAAACCGTCCTGGTCATCTACATTTTCAACCTGGAAACTGATATGTACTGGGAGCAGTTCGAGTTGCTGCAGGAACTTCCGGCGGAGACCACCATCATTAACTTTCGCTTCTTCAACCAGGACGATCTGATGGATTGCCTGGCCAGTGAGTTGAAGAGGGAGCAGCGGATCCTCAGCAGGGAGAAGGAGTCCCTGGTACTCGGGGAGGCCATGGAGAAGATCCAAACCTCTGGATGCAAGAGCCTGCGACTGCTGGTGCTGAAAAATGGAGTCAGACCATAA
- the LOC119554023 gene encoding androgen-induced gene 1 protein, whose amino-acid sequence MERRNANPASLLLHLTAAVHLGYAIYYDYRFAQLPQLAVTLRLEPPMGGKFKYMTFLGGLLQFGYYALALTYDLLRLRSLRKVRDYILATFVVPLALTVGMTFWTLYGIDRESIYPEMLDLVYPKWLNHAMHTFVVVYALVEMGVTRHQYPQRKRGFAGLGAFMAGYLLWIHFVWFRTGIWVYPFLGSFEWPLRILFFALIMALGFGYYLLGEHLNLVLSVRSPRDRRWSGSD is encoded by the coding sequence ATGGAGCGACGCAACGCGAACCCGGCGAGCCTGCTGTTGCACCTGACCGCCGCCGTGCACCTGGGCTACGCCATCTACTACGACTACCGGTTCGCGCAGCTGCCCCAGCTGGCGGTGACCCTGCGGCTGGAGCCGCCGATGGGCGGCAAGTTCAAGTACATGACCTTCCTGGGCGGCCTGCTGCAGTTCGGCTACTACGCCCTGGCGCTGACCTACGACCTCCTGCGGCTGAGATCCCTGAGAAAGGTGCGCGACTACATACTGGCCACCTTTGTGGTGCCCCTGGCCCTCACGGTGGGCATGACCTTTTGGACCCTCTACGGCATCGACCGCGAGTCGATCTATCCGGAGATGCTGGACCTGGTTTACCCCAAATGGCTGAACCACGCCATGCACACCTTTGTCGTGGTCTACGCCCTGGTGGAAATGGGGGTCACCCGCCATCAGTATCCGCAGCGCAAGAGGGGATTCGCCGGACTGGGCGCCTTCATGGCGGGATACCTATTGTGGATCCACTTCGTCTGGTTCCGGACGGGCATCTGGGTATACCCCTTCCTGGGGAGCTTCGAGTGGCCCCTGCGGATCCTCTTCTTCGCCCTGATCATGGCCCTCGGCTTCGGTTACTATCTCCTGGGCGAGCACCTCAACCTCGTCCTGTCGGTGCGAAGTCCCCGCGATCGCAGGTGGAGTGGCAGCGATTGA
- the LOC119555171 gene encoding 5,10-methylenetetrahydrofolate reductase, whose amino-acid sequence MHAIDVSTGGSSPAAAARPSSYVPCVTFAPGQNESRMGEQRIGPLVAELTAQRRLFYGIEVTASRPDGRPTCLDFNYFLPLLPTFVSVVWLGQRYWDVEPVGRVESLQLAQHLATRIPVLPHLSAYRLDEERLDQFLALNFSSLLAVRGDQVHEGQSFRISQPVVEQSRRQRAEKISICVPGYPEGYTSLGDSPQNATRNIGFLKAKIEAGADCIITQICYRPEVIVQFVKDCRAAGIRVPIIVGLLPHESLRTYSIMEKITGAHLPIDLREELDQLQSPQTGGTKSDQDMVRKFFHRLTVRIVRHILDADVGVWGFHFFTLNRFKSVKTVLQELRELHLLQDPN is encoded by the exons ATGCATGCGATTGATGTGTCCACCGGAGGTTCCTCGCCTGCCGCCGCTGCCCGCCCCTCCTCCTACGTGCCCTGCGTGACCTTTGCCCCCGGCCAGAATGAGTCCCGAATGGGTGAGCAGCGGATCGGACCGCTCGTGGCCGAACTCACGGCCCAGCGGCGCCTTTTCTACGGCATCGAGGTGACGGCCAGCAGACCGGACGGGCGGCCCACGTGCCTGGACTTCAACTACTTCCTGCCGCTGCTGCCGACCTTCGTGAGCGTCGTCTGGCTGGGTCAGCGGTACTGGGACGTGGAGCCGGTGGGTCGGGTGGAGAGCCTCCAGTTGGCCCAGCACTTGGCCACCCGCATCCCCGTGCTGCCCCACCTGTCCGCCTATCGACTGGACGAGGAGCGACTCGACCAGTTCCTGGCCCTCAACTTCAGCAGTCTCCTGGCCGTTCGGGGCGATCAGGTTCACGAGGGACAGAGTTTCCGGATTAGTCAGCCCGTGGTCGAGCAATCACGGCGGCAGCGAGCTG AAAAAATATCAATCTGCGTGCCTGGATACCCGGAGGGATACACTAGCTTGGGCGACAGTCCCCAGAATGCCACTAGGAACATTGGGTTCTTAAAGGCAAAG ATTGAAGCTGGAGCAGATTGCATTATAACCCAGATTTGCTACCGGCCCGAGGTCATAGTTCAGTTTGTGAAGGATTGCCGGGCTGCTGGGATCAGGGTTCCCATCATAGTGGGACTGTTGCCCCACGAATCCCTCCGCACTTACTCtataatggaaaaaataacCGGTGCCCACCTCCCAATTGATCTACGCGAAGAACTCGATCAGCTGCAGAGTCCCCAAACGGGGGGTACTAAATCCGACCAGGATATGGTTAGAAAGTTCTTCCATCGCCTGACAGTCCGAATCGTTCGTCATATTCTGGATGCCGATGTGGGCGTTTGGGGCTTTCACTTCTTCACACTTAACCGATTCAAGTCTGTCAAAACTGTGCTTCAAGAGCTTCGCGAGCTTCATTTGCTACAGGATCCTAATTAg